The Dietzia sp. ANT_WB102 region TCGCCCGCGTCATGAGCACCCGGCCCGCCGAGATCGCGGGGCTGTCGGACCAGGGTCGGCCCATCGCCGTAGGAGAGCCCGCGAACCTCGCCGTCGTCAACCCGGACGCCCCGTGGACCGTCGTCGGGGACGCACTCGCGAGTCTGTCCGCCAACACCCCCTACGAGGGAATGACGTTCGCGGCCAGGGTCGTCGGCACCGTGTATCGCGGCCGACTGACCACCCGCGACGGAGAGGTTATCCAATGACTCAGGACTACTGGACCGTCATCCTCGTCGTCGCCCTGATCCTGACGCTGATCGGGCTGATGACGCTGGGCTGGCGGAACCGGAGTCGATCCCAGGCCGGTCTGTTCGACGACCTCCCCGCCTCACCCTCCGACCCCGGCGACATCGTCCTGGGACCGCTGACCGGTGTCTACATCGGTAGCACCCTCGCAGGGGACTGGCAGGCGCGGATCGCCCGCCAGCCGCTGGGCCACCGCTCGGCCGGCACCATGACCGCCCACACCGGCGGACTGCGCCTCGAACTGGCCGATGCGGTCGTATGGATCCCCCGCGGCGATCTAGTCGACGTGCGCCGCGCATCGGCGCTGGCGAACAAGACCGTGCCCGGCGGCGGCATCCTCGTCGCGCGCTGGCAGGTCACCGGCCGCGACGGCCGCACCCTCATCGACTCGGGTTTCCGGGCCGACGACAAGGACACCTACCCCCGCTGGGAGGCGCTGCGTGGCGACGCCGACCACCCCGACACGCCCCCCAGCCCCAGTGCCACCACCGAGGAGAACAAGTGACACCGCACAGCACCACGCCCGCGACGCAGGGGGCCGCACAGCCCGCCGCGCTCGTCCTCGAGGACGGCCGCATCCACCGCGGCACGTCCTTCGGCGCGACGGGCACCACCCTCGGGGAAGCGGTGTTCACCACCGCCATGTCGGGGTACCAGGAGACCCTCACCGATCCCTCCTACTGCCGTCAGATCGTCGTTGCCACCGCCCCCCAGATCGGCAACACCGGCTGGAACGACGAGGACGGTGAATCGCTTCTCGACGGCCGGGTCGGCGGCGGACGGATCTGGGTTTCTGGCCTGGTCATCCGGGATCTCTCCCGGCGGGCGTCCAACTACCGATCGAAGCGGACCCTCGAGGACGAGATGGTCGCACAGAACATCGTCGGCATCGCCGGCGTCGACACCCGCGCCGTCGTCCGCCACATCCGCGACCGCGGGGCGATGAAGGCCGGCATCTTCTCGGGCGCCGACCTCACCGACGAGGAATCCATGCTGGCCACCGTCCGGGCACAGGAATCCATGGCCGGGGCCTCCCTGTCCGACGAGGTGACCACCGAGACCGCCTACGTGGTCGAGCCGGAGGGCCAGGCCCGCTACTCGGTGGCAGCCCTCGACCTGGGCATCAAGTCCAATACGCCCCGCATGCTTGCCGCGCGCGGTGTCCGCGTCCACGTCATCCCTGCAGGGTCGACCCTGCAGGATGTCCTCGACCTCGACGTCGATGGGGTGTTCCTCTCCAACGGGCCGGGCGACCCTGCCACCGCGGACGCCGCGGTTCACCTCACCAAGGAGGTCCTCGGACAGGGCATCCCGTTCTTCGGGATCTGCTTTGGCAACCAGATCCTCGGCCGAGCCCTGGGTCTGGAGACCTACAAAATGCAGTTCGGCCACCGGGGGACCAATATCCCGGTCATCGAGAAAGCCACCGGCGCCGTGGCCATCACCTCCCAGAACCACGGGTTCGCACTCCGTGCCCCCGAGACCGAGACCTGGGAGACCCCCTGGGGGACCGCGACGATCACCCACATCTGTGCCAACGACGGCACCGTGGAGGGCGTCGCGCTGACCGATGGCAGCGCGTTCTCCGTCCAGTACCACCCCGAGGCGGCGGCCGGGCCCCGAGATGCGGCCGACCTCTTCGACCGCTTCGTCAGCCAGCTCGGCTCCTCCGACATCGGCTCCGCAGACTCCAGAAAGGGCTCGAACTGATGCCCCGGCGCACAGACATCAATCACGTCCTCGTCATCGGCTCCGGTCCGATCGTTATCGGGCAAGCCAGTGAGTTCGACTACTCCGGGACTCAGGCGTGCCGCGTCCTCAAGGCGGAGGGACTGCGCGTCACGCTGGTCAACTCCAACCCGGCCACGATCATGACCGATCCCGAGTTCGCCGACGCCACCTACGTCGAACCCATCACCCCGGAGTACATCGACAAGATCTTCGCCAAGGAGGCCGCCGAGGGCCATCCCGTCGACGCGGTCCTGGCGACCCTCGGGGGACAGACGGCGCTCAACGCGGCCATGCAACTCGATGCCCAGGGCATCCTCGCCAAGTACGACGTGGAGCTCATCGGCGCCGACATCCCCGCCATCAACAGAGGCGAGGACCGCCAGACCTTCAAGGACATCGTCGCCAGCGTGGGTGGCGACTCCGCCCGCAGCGCCGTGTGTCACACGATGGAGGAGGTCCACGCGACCGTCGCCGACCTCGGATTACCCGTCGTCGTCCGACCGTCGTTCACCATGGGTGGGCTCGGATCCGGCCTCGCCTTCACCACCGAAGATCTCGAACGGATCGCCGGCGGAGGGCTGTCCGCCTCACCTACCGCGAACGTCCTCATCGAGGAGTCCATCCTCGGGTGGAAGGAGTTCGAACTCGAGCTCATGCGCGATAACAAGGACAACGTCGTCGTGGTGTGCTCGATCGAGAACGTCGACGCACTGGGCGTACACACCGGCGACTCTGTCACCGTTGCCCCGTCGATGACCCTGACCGACCGCGAGTTCCAGAACATGCGTGACCTCGGTATCGCGATCATCCGCGAGGTCGGAGTGGACACCGGCGGGTGCAATATCCAGTTCGCCATCAACCCGGTCGACGGGCGGTTGGTCGTCATCGAGATGAATCCGCGTGTGTCCCGCTCCTCGGCGTTGGCTTCCAAGGCCACCGGGTTTCCGATCGCCAAGATCGCGGCCCGCCTCGCCATCGGCTACTCGCTCGACGAGATCACCAACGACATCACCGGTGAGACCCCGGCCTGTTTCGAACCGACGCTCGACTACGTCGTCGTCAAGGCTCCCCGGTTCGCGTTCGAGAAGTTCCCCGAGGCAGACGACACGCTCACCACCACGATGAAGTCGGTGGGTGAGGCGATGAGCCTCGGCCGCAACTACCGTGAGGCCCTCGGCAAGGTCATGCGCTCACTGGAGACCAAGGCCGCAGGCTTCTGGACTCTGTCCGACGAGGTGATCGCGCCTGGTCGCTCGACCGACCTCTCCGCGGTCCTCGACGATCTGCGGCGCCCCACCGAGGGGCGGATGTACGACGTCGAGCTCGCACTGCGCCTGGGCGCGACCGTCGAGCAGGTGCACGAGGCCTCGGGGATCGACCCCTGGTTCGTCGAGGAGGTCGCCGCCCTGGTCGAGTTGCGCCAGCAGATCATCGACGCCCCCGTGGTCGACGAGGCGCTGTTGCGCCTCGCCAAGCACAACGGGCTCTCCGACGCCCAGATCGCGGCCCTGCGCCCGGAGTTCGCCGGAGCCGAGGGCGTGCAACGGCTACGACACCGCCTCGGAGTGCGACCCGTGTACAAGACCGTCGACACCTGCGCCGCGGAGTTCGAGGCCAAGACGCCGTACCACTACTCGACCTACGAGCTCGACCCGTCTGCGGAGTCCGAGGTGACCCCGCAGACCGAGCGGGAGAAGGTCATCATCCTGGGCTCCGGGCCCAACCGGATCGGCCAGGGCATCGAATTCGACTACTCGTGCGTCCACGCCGCGCTGACCCTGTCGGAGGCCGGATACGAGACCGTCATGGTCAACTGCAACCCCGAGACCGTCTCCACCGACTACGACACCGCTGACCGTCTGTACTTCGAACCACTGACGTTCGAGGACGTCATGGAGGTCTACCACGCCGAGTCCGAGTCGGGCACCGTCGCGGGTGTCCTCGTCCAGCTGGGTGGACAGACGCCGCTCGGGTTGGCCGCCCAGCTCGAGGACGCTGGCGTGCCCATCGTGGGCACCAGTCCGTCGGCGATCGACCTCGCGGAGAACCGTCGTGAGTTCGGCGAGGTGCTGGCCAAGGCCGGCCTGCCCGCCCCGGCCTTCGGCACCGCCATCAACGCCGAGGAGGCGACGACGATCGCGGCCGACATCGGGTACCCGGTCCTCGTGCGCCCGTCCTACGTCCTCGGCGGGCGGGGTATGGAGATCGTCTACGACGAGCCCTCCCTGCGTTCGTACATCGCCCGTGCGACCGAGATCAGCCCGGACCGCCCCGTCTTGGTCGACCGGTTCCTCGACGACGCCGTGGAGATCGACGTCGACGTCCTCTGCGACGGTACCGAGGTCTACCTGGGCGGCGTGATGGAACACATCGAGGAGGCCGGCGTTCATTCCGGCGACTCGGCGTGTGCGCTGCCGCCCATCACCCTCGGCCAGGACGACATCGACCGAGTGCGGCGCTCGAGCGAAGCTCTCGCGTTCGGCATCGGGGTCAAGGGACTCATGAACGTCCAGTACGCAATCAAGGACGACATCCTGTACGTCCTTGAAGCCAACCCCCGAGCGAGCCGCACGGTGCCGTTCGTCTCGAAGGCCACCGGCGTCCACCTGGCAAAGGCCTGCGCGCGGATCATGATGGGCGAGTCGATCGCCGACCTGCGGGCCGACGGGCTGCTCCCGTCCGACCGCGACGGCGGTTCGCTTCCGACGGACGCCCCAGTTGCCGTCAAGGAGGCGGTGCTGCCGTTCAACCGGTTCCGCACCCCCGCCGGAGACACGGTGGACTCGCTACTCAGCCCCGAGATGAAGTCCACCGGTGAGGTCATGGGCATCGGCCCCGACTTCGCCGTCGCCTTCGCCAAGGCCCAGCTCGCCGCTGAAGGTGTGTTGCCCACGGAGGGCACCGTGTTCGTGTCCGTCGCCAATCGGGACAAACGCTCGATGGTGTTCCCTGCCCAGCGTCTCGCCGCACTCGGGTTCACGGTGCTGGCCACCGAGGGCACCGCGCTCATGCTGCGCCGGTACGGGATCGCCTGCGAAACGGTGGCCAAGCTCTCCCAGTCCGGCCCCGGCCCCGTGGATGCGGACGGCAACCCGGTTCGGACCATCGTCGACCGCATCAATGCCGACGAGGTGGACCTCATCCTCAACATCGCGTCGTCGACCGGGGGCACCCGGGCTGACGGGCACGAGATCCGGTCGGCCGCCATCTCGCGTCGGGTCCCGTGTGTCACCACCGTCCAGGGCGCCACTGCCGCGGTCCATGGCATCGAGGCGATGCGTCGCGGTGACGTCGGAGTGAGCCCACTGCAGCAACTGCACTCGGGACTGACCGGGCGATGACCGGTTCCGCCCCCCGGGCCCCCTTCGGCGCGCGGCTTCGCGCCGCCATCACCGACCGAGGCAACCTGTGCGTGGGAATAGACCCCCACCCCGCACTGCTCCGGTCATGGGGGCTCGGGACGGACGCTGCCGGGATCGCCGAATTCTCCCGCCGGTCACTAGAAGCGTTCGCGGATCTGGTGCCCGCGGTCAAGCCCCAGGTCGCGTTCTTCGAGGAGTACGGCTCGGCGGGACTCGCGGTACTCGAGGAGATTCTGGGTGCGATCGGGGAGGCCGGCGCACTATCGGTGGCGGATGCCAAGCGGGGGGACATCGGCTCCACGATGGCGGGATACGCGCGGGCGTGGCTCCGTGACGGTTCACCGTTGGCGTGTGATGCCCTGACCGTATCCCCCTATCTCGGGGTCGGCTCGCTGGACACCGCCTTTGACGCGGCCGCAGAGACCGGTCGCGGTCTGTTCGTGCTCGCCCGGACCTCGAATCCCGAAGCTGGGTCGCTACAGCGGTCGACCGGCCCCGCCGGTACGGTCGCCCAGTCCGTCGTTGACGAGGTGGGCCGGAGGAACGCCCGATCAGTGGGCGTGGTGCCCGGATCATTCGGGGTGGTCGTCGGTGCGACCGTCGCCGATCCGCCCCGACTCGACGACCTGTCCGGTCCGGTCCTCATGCCCGGGGTGGGGGAGCAGGGAGGCACCCTCGCTGACGTCAGACGGATCGCCGGGGCCGCGCTCCCGAACACCCTGGTCAACGTCTCGCGGCACGTCCTCCGAGCCGGTCCGGACGTCGATGCGATGCGCGCGGCGGTCACCGAATTGGCCGCACAGTACAGGTTCACCGAAAACTCGTGAGTCGCCGGGTTCCTCTCGGCTGTACCGGCGCCCCACCCGTCACGACTTCGCACGGCCCGCGGTGCAGGAAAATGGTGGTTCCCAGAGCGGCTTCGGGCGGCCGAGATTAACGTTCCATACAACCTCGAACCGTCAATGCGCAGATCAGACGGGGTGCCACACTGGGGCCCCGTGCTGGTACGCGGCCGGTCGGCCGCGTACTGTTGCTGAGGTCATCAGGCCCGGAGACGTGGAAGTCCCCTTGGGGGCGGCGGAACCGCCCGGGTACGGTGAGCACGAGGGAGCGCCCGCTCCCGACGCATTCCGCAGCCCGCGGACGCGCCGGGGACGGTCACCGCACACCAGGCGGGGGTGTCCTACGGTGGACATCCGCGTGAGTCATGAGACACACACGAACGAGACGGAGGAATTGTGGCCCTTCCCCAGTTGACCGATGAGCAGCGCGCTGCTGCTCTGGAGAAGGCGGCTGCCGCCCGTCGCGCCCGGGCTGAGCTCAAGGAGCGCCTGAAGCGTGGCGGCACCGACCTCAAGCAGGTGCTCAAGGATGCCGAGAGCGACGAGATCCTCGGCAAGATGAAGGTCTCGGCGCTGCTCGAGGCCCTGCCCAAGGTCGGCAAGGTCAAGGCTCAGGAGATCATGACCGAGCTTGAGATCGCGCCGACGCGCCGTCTGCGTGGTCTCGGTGACCGCCAGCGTCGCGCACTGCTCGAGCGGTTCGACTTCACGGTCGACTGATCGACGCATGAATACACCGTCGTCCGGGGACACCCCGGAGACGGCGGCGAAGAGGGGCCGGCTGATCGTCTTGGCTGGCCCCTCCGCCGTCGGAAAATCCACCGTTGTCGCGCGCCTACGCGAGTGCGTCCCGGAACTCTATTTCAGCGTGTCGATGACCACCCGGGCCCCGCGGCCCGGCGAGGTCGACGGGCGGGACTATTACTTCGTGTCCACGGACGATTTCCAGGACGCCGTCGC contains the following coding sequences:
- the pyrF gene encoding orotidine-5'-phosphate decarboxylase, with the translated sequence MTGSAPRAPFGARLRAAITDRGNLCVGIDPHPALLRSWGLGTDAAGIAEFSRRSLEAFADLVPAVKPQVAFFEEYGSAGLAVLEEILGAIGEAGALSVADAKRGDIGSTMAGYARAWLRDGSPLACDALTVSPYLGVGSLDTAFDAAAETGRGLFVLARTSNPEAGSLQRSTGPAGTVAQSVVDEVGRRNARSVGVVPGSFGVVVGATVADPPRLDDLSGPVLMPGVGEQGGTLADVRRIAGAALPNTLVNVSRHVLRAGPDVDAMRAAVTELAAQYRFTENS
- the carB gene encoding carbamoyl-phosphate synthase large subunit, giving the protein MPRRTDINHVLVIGSGPIVIGQASEFDYSGTQACRVLKAEGLRVTLVNSNPATIMTDPEFADATYVEPITPEYIDKIFAKEAAEGHPVDAVLATLGGQTALNAAMQLDAQGILAKYDVELIGADIPAINRGEDRQTFKDIVASVGGDSARSAVCHTMEEVHATVADLGLPVVVRPSFTMGGLGSGLAFTTEDLERIAGGGLSASPTANVLIEESILGWKEFELELMRDNKDNVVVVCSIENVDALGVHTGDSVTVAPSMTLTDREFQNMRDLGIAIIREVGVDTGGCNIQFAINPVDGRLVVIEMNPRVSRSSALASKATGFPIAKIAARLAIGYSLDEITNDITGETPACFEPTLDYVVVKAPRFAFEKFPEADDTLTTTMKSVGEAMSLGRNYREALGKVMRSLETKAAGFWTLSDEVIAPGRSTDLSAVLDDLRRPTEGRMYDVELALRLGATVEQVHEASGIDPWFVEEVAALVELRQQIIDAPVVDEALLRLAKHNGLSDAQIAALRPEFAGAEGVQRLRHRLGVRPVYKTVDTCAAEFEAKTPYHYSTYELDPSAESEVTPQTEREKVIILGSGPNRIGQGIEFDYSCVHAALTLSEAGYETVMVNCNPETVSTDYDTADRLYFEPLTFEDVMEVYHAESESGTVAGVLVQLGGQTPLGLAAQLEDAGVPIVGTSPSAIDLAENRREFGEVLAKAGLPAPAFGTAINAEEATTIAADIGYPVLVRPSYVLGGRGMEIVYDEPSLRSYIARATEISPDRPVLVDRFLDDAVEIDVDVLCDGTEVYLGGVMEHIEEAGVHSGDSACALPPITLGQDDIDRVRRSSEALAFGIGVKGLMNVQYAIKDDILYVLEANPRASRTVPFVSKATGVHLAKACARIMMGESIADLRADGLLPSDRDGGSLPTDAPVAVKEAVLPFNRFRTPAGDTVDSLLSPEMKSTGEVMGIGPDFAVAFAKAQLAAEGVLPTEGTVFVSVANRDKRSMVFPAQRLAALGFTVLATEGTALMLRRYGIACETVAKLSQSGPGPVDADGNPVRTIVDRINADEVDLILNIASSTGGTRADGHEIRSAAISRRVPCVTTVQGATAAVHGIEAMRRGDVGVSPLQQLHSGLTGR
- the mihF gene encoding integration host factor, actinobacterial type, encoding MALPQLTDEQRAAALEKAAAARRARAELKERLKRGGTDLKQVLKDAESDEILGKMKVSALLEALPKVGKVKAQEIMTELEIAPTRRLRGLGDRQRRALLERFDFTVD
- the carA gene encoding glutamine-hydrolyzing carbamoyl-phosphate synthase small subunit, producing MTPHSTTPATQGAAQPAALVLEDGRIHRGTSFGATGTTLGEAVFTTAMSGYQETLTDPSYCRQIVVATAPQIGNTGWNDEDGESLLDGRVGGGRIWVSGLVIRDLSRRASNYRSKRTLEDEMVAQNIVGIAGVDTRAVVRHIRDRGAMKAGIFSGADLTDEESMLATVRAQESMAGASLSDEVTTETAYVVEPEGQARYSVAALDLGIKSNTPRMLAARGVRVHVIPAGSTLQDVLDLDVDGVFLSNGPGDPATADAAVHLTKEVLGQGIPFFGICFGNQILGRALGLETYKMQFGHRGTNIPVIEKATGAVAITSQNHGFALRAPETETWETPWGTATITHICANDGTVEGVALTDGSAFSVQYHPEAAAGPRDAADLFDRFVSQLGSSDIGSADSRKGSN